GTTGGGAAGACGACATTATGCCTGAAAGTTTATGAGGCCCTGAAGGATAACACAAACATTTCTGGTTTTATAACAAGAGAAGTTAGGGATGGCGGCAGGAGAATCGGCTTCAGGCTCTGCAATCTCAGTACCGGAGAGGAGGTCTGGCTGGCCAGAGTTGGTGAAGGTAAGGTCAGGGTGGGGAAGTATGCCGTTTTTCTCAATAATTTTGAAAAATTTCTTGATGGCATTGATGTGGGGGACATCACTATAATCGACGAAGTGGGACCAATGGAGCTGAAAAGCAGGAGGTTTGTTGAGTTTGTTGAGAACATCATGGGCAGGGATGGGTTGTTGTTTACAGTTCATTACAGATCGAAGCACTGGTTGATTGAAAAGATAAGAAAGCAGTTTAGTCTGTACATACTTGATGAGTTTAACAGGGATAAGATTACCGAAGAAGTGATAAAAGCGCTGGAGGAAACCGGATGATCACCGAGGGAAAGGCGACAGTTGAAACTGATGGGGTTTTCTACAATCCGCGTATGAAATTCTGCAGAGATTTGGATATGCTGATTTTTACACGGATGGACAGCAGAGGGTATCTGGATGCTCTGGCCGCAAGTGGAATCAGAGGAATAAGAGCATCTCTGGAGGCCTCAAAAGATCCGATCTTCAACGATAAAGACCCCACTGCGGTTGAAACAATAAAGAAAAATTTGAAGCTGAACGGTCTTGAGGCGGAAGTCATCAACAGGGATGCTGCAGTACTGATGAGGGAAAGGAGCTTTGAGCATATCGACATCGATCCTTTCGGGTCTCCGGCACCGTTTACAGACTCAGCATGCTTCTCGGTCAGAAAATACCTGAGCATTACCGCAACAGATACAGCAGCACTCTGCGGCAGTGCCACAAACTCCGGGCTTAAGAAGTATTCATCATACGCAGTCAAAACAGACACGTATCATGAAACCGGACTCAGAATGCTGATCGGATTTGTGGTTAGGGAAGGTGCGAAGTACGAAAAAGCCCTAACTCCCCTTGTCTCCTGGGCAAGGGAGCACTACTACAGAGTTCATTTCAGGGTGAGAAAATCCACATCACTTTCCTCCCGAATTTATGAAAAAATGGGTTATCTGGGTTTCTGTCCTAAATGTCTGAGGAAGAGAATTCTTGGGATGGGAGAGGGTGTGGAGAGATGTGATTGCGGGGGCAAATTTGTGCAGATCGGCCCTCTGTGGTTGGGTGAGATAAAGGACGATGAGTTTGTGGAAAAGATTTGGAGAGATTCAGATGGAAAGCTGAGGGAATTTGTGAGTAAACTGAAAGAGGAGACAGACACACCCACCACCTACAATCTTCAGCAAATTGCAAGCAGAGCAACAAAAGAGGTCCCACCAACCTCAAAGGTGGTGGAAAAGCTCATTGAAATCGGATATAGAGCATCGAAAACCCATTACTGCGGGTACTGTATAAGAACTGACGCCGATGTTGACGTGATTTACAGGCTGATAAGAAATTAAAAATGGTCGTTTCACTTCGCCCAAATTTGGTATCGCAAACTTCACGTGTCCCCACGACGTTATATGAAATTCCAAACTCCGCTATGCTAGGAAAAATTAACGAGTGATAAAATGAATTCAAAGTCAGTGTGGAAAATAAATGCTCCTGTGGTTCTTTGTGGTAGTGGTAATTGTGTCCGTCAGAGGTGATTGGGGCGTTGTTACATTTGCAGTCACGTATGGCATTGGTTTTGGTGGAATTGCATACAGGTACAGGAGAAAAGTCAAAATGTTTTTCCAGAGAAGAGGACTTGACAACTACTGTGGCCTTCTCTTACTGGCAATCATCGTTACGATTACTGAAGAAACGATCACCTTCACCGGAAAAAATGATGGTGAAACGAAGTATCTGGTCGGAGTTATATTGCCGTTTATTTTAACAATTCCTGTAGCCGTAGTTTTGTTCATTGTGCTTTCTGTATTCAACATATCCGTTAGCCCGTAACCGCTCCAGCAACTAAAGATGGAATTTTAATTGGAGCTTCATCGCTTTGCTCTTTCCTCGTTTCATATATTCAGGCGCGGCCACTCACTCAAATGCCACCGCCAAACTTATATCTCATCAATTACTTAACATAGCCGGAGCACTTCGCATACGTGCCGTAATGCACCATTGTGCACAGGAGGTGAAAGACATGAATCAACGCAATCACTCCTGCTGCGATGTCCCTGCAGGTGTGCATTTCTCTATTTGCAGAGAGTGTGGTAACAGAGGGAAACCTGTCAAGGAGATAACTTTGAAAAATATCGTCAAAGAAGCAAGACTTAAGGCTGTTAATGGTCTAGACGGGTTTTATTTTTGTGAAACTTCTACCTGCAAAGTTGTTTATTTCAATAATGAAAAAAATACCTATCTGCGCAAGGAGGATGTCAAGGTTAGGGTGGGCATAAAGGAAACAGAAGACCCCATCCCGGTATGTTATTGTTTTGGTTGGACACAAGACAGGATTTTTAACCAGATTAAACAACTTGGCTACAGCACAGCCATTCAAGAGATCAGTGCCAAAGTAAAGATGGGAGAATGTGCTTGCGAGATAAAAAAC
This region of Archaeoglobus neptunius genomic DNA includes:
- a CDS encoding putative iron-sulfur cluster-binding metallochaperone — encoded protein: MNQRNHSCCDVPAGVHFSICRECGNRGKPVKEITLKNIVKEARLKAVNGLDGFYFCETSTCKVVYFNNEKNTYLRKEDVKVRVGIKETEDPIPVCYCFGWTQDRIFNQIKQLGYSTAIQEISAKVKMGECACEIKNPSGRCCLGEVSRVVRRGMKLYGNNKKR
- a CDS encoding NTPase, encoding MRIAVTGRPGVGKTTLCLKVYEALKDNTNISGFITREVRDGGRRIGFRLCNLSTGEEVWLARVGEGKVRVGKYAVFLNNFEKFLDGIDVGDITIIDEVGPMELKSRRFVEFVENIMGRDGLLFTVHYRSKHWLIEKIRKQFSLYILDEFNRDKITEEVIKALEETG
- a CDS encoding tRNA (guanine(10)-N(2))-dimethyltransferase, producing the protein MITEGKATVETDGVFYNPRMKFCRDLDMLIFTRMDSRGYLDALAASGIRGIRASLEASKDPIFNDKDPTAVETIKKNLKLNGLEAEVINRDAAVLMRERSFEHIDIDPFGSPAPFTDSACFSVRKYLSITATDTAALCGSATNSGLKKYSSYAVKTDTYHETGLRMLIGFVVREGAKYEKALTPLVSWAREHYYRVHFRVRKSTSLSSRIYEKMGYLGFCPKCLRKRILGMGEGVERCDCGGKFVQIGPLWLGEIKDDEFVEKIWRDSDGKLREFVSKLKEETDTPTTYNLQQIASRATKEVPPTSKVVEKLIEIGYRASKTHYCGYCIRTDADVDVIYRLIRN